In Kordia antarctica, the following proteins share a genomic window:
- a CDS encoding c-type cytochrome produces MKSLIKIGVVFGAALLMTSCFNKSQPNYQYFPNMYEPVGYETYQEVNGVPYGGYAENNMEAQIPAEGSIKRGWFPYEYDNTNEGYEAAKAELMNPLEATEENLAKGDELYGIYCAVCHGNKGDGQGTLVKREKFLGIPKYNDPGRAITEGSIYHVIMYGRNSMGSHASQLSIEERWQVVQHVLKLKAELK; encoded by the coding sequence ATGAAAAGCCTTATAAAAATAGGAGTCGTTTTTGGAGCAGCATTGCTGATGACTTCATGCTTTAACAAATCACAGCCAAACTACCAATATTTTCCAAATATGTACGAGCCTGTGGGATATGAAACTTACCAAGAAGTTAATGGCGTTCCTTATGGAGGATATGCAGAAAACAACATGGAAGCACAAATTCCTGCCGAAGGAAGTATAAAAAGAGGTTGGTTTCCATATGAGTATGATAATACCAATGAAGGATACGAAGCTGCAAAAGCAGAATTGATGAATCCATTAGAAGCGACTGAAGAAAATCTTGCAAAAGGTGATGAGTTGTACGGAATCTACTGTGCTGTATGTCACGGTAACAAAGGAGACGGACAAGGAACTTTAGTAAAGCGTGAAAAATTCTTAGGGATTCCTAAATACAATGATCCAGGAAGAGCGATCACAGAAGGAAGTATTTACCATGTAATTATGTATGGTAGAAACAGCATGGGATCACACGCAAGTCAATTAAGTATAGAAGAACGCTGGCAAGTGGTACAACATGTATTAAAATTGAAAGCAGAATTAAAATAG
- the ruvB gene encoding Holliday junction branch migration DNA helicase RuvB, whose protein sequence is MNDNLDPTNENFSSEELDVEKALRPLSFEDFTGQEQVLENLKIFVQAANLRDEALDHTLFHGPPGLGKTTLAHILANELGASIKVTSGPVLDKPGDLAGLLTNLDERDVLFIDEIHRLSPIVEEYLYSAMEDYKIDIMIESGPNARTVQINLNPFTLIGATTRSGLLTAPMRARFGIASRLQYYSTELLSTIVQRSAQIMDVPISMEAAIEIAGRSRGTPRIANALLRRVRDFAQIKGNGTIDIAIAKFSLKALNVDAYGLDEMDNRILATIIDKFKGGPVGISTIATAVSESGETIEEVYEPFLIQQGFILRTPRGREVTELAYKHLGRIKGTTQGGLF, encoded by the coding sequence ATGAATGATAACTTAGACCCAACAAATGAGAACTTTTCTTCAGAAGAATTAGATGTTGAAAAGGCATTACGACCGCTTTCCTTTGAAGACTTTACAGGACAAGAGCAAGTATTAGAAAATCTCAAAATATTTGTGCAGGCGGCAAACCTACGTGATGAAGCACTCGATCACACACTTTTTCATGGACCTCCAGGATTAGGAAAAACGACACTTGCACATATTCTAGCGAATGAATTGGGCGCAAGCATAAAAGTAACCTCCGGACCAGTATTAGACAAACCAGGAGATTTAGCAGGTTTACTTACGAATCTAGATGAACGAGATGTATTATTCATAGATGAAATACACAGACTCAGTCCAATTGTAGAAGAATATCTTTACTCCGCAATGGAAGATTACAAAATTGATATCATGATTGAATCTGGACCAAATGCCAGAACGGTTCAAATCAATCTCAATCCATTCACACTCATAGGCGCAACAACGCGATCAGGATTACTAACTGCGCCAATGCGCGCACGTTTCGGAATTGCAAGCCGATTACAATACTACTCAACAGAATTACTTTCCACCATCGTACAACGAAGTGCGCAAATAATGGATGTACCAATAAGTATGGAGGCAGCTATTGAAATTGCAGGAAGAAGTCGTGGAACGCCACGTATTGCTAATGCTTTATTGCGTAGAGTGCGTGACTTTGCACAAATAAAAGGAAACGGAACTATTGATATTGCAATTGCGAAATTCAGTCTAAAAGCACTAAACGTAGACGCATATGGTTTGGATGAAATGGATAACAGAATTTTAGCTACCATCATAGACAAATTTAAAGGCGGACCCGTTGGAATTTCAACCATTGCAACGGCAGTTTCTGAAAGTGGCGAAACCATTGAAGAAGTCTACGAACCATTTCTCATTCAGCAAGGATTCATTCTCAGAACACCAAGAGGAAGAGAAGTCACAGAATTAGCATACAAACATTTAGGTAGAATAAAAGGAACAACACAAGGCGGACTTTTTTAG
- a CDS encoding DUF3341 domain-containing protein gives MSSKVIQAMYTDDDVLMAAVKRVRQENHHIEEVFTPFPVHGLDKAMGLAPTRLAITSFMYGCVGLTVAIVMMNYIMIQDWPQNIGGKPSFSFIENMPAFVPIMFELTVFFAAHLMVITFYLRSRLWPFKEAENPDPRTTDDHFLMEVSVHGDEEALKALLLETGATEIKVTEKKH, from the coding sequence ATGAGTAGCAAAGTAATACAAGCAATGTATACCGATGACGATGTGCTAATGGCAGCAGTCAAAAGAGTACGTCAAGAAAATCATCATATCGAAGAAGTGTTTACACCATTTCCGGTACACGGACTAGATAAGGCTATGGGACTTGCGCCTACGCGACTTGCCATTACATCATTTATGTACGGATGTGTTGGGTTGACTGTAGCAATCGTAATGATGAATTATATCATGATACAAGATTGGCCACAAAACATTGGTGGAAAACCAAGTTTTAGTTTCATAGAAAATATGCCAGCATTCGTTCCAATTATGTTCGAACTTACGGTATTCTTTGCAGCGCATTTAATGGTAATCACATTCTATTTAAGAAGTAGATTATGGCCATTTAAAGAAGCTGAGAACCCTGATCCAAGAACAACGGACGATCACTTCTTAATGGAAGTATCTGTTCATGGAGATGAAGAAGCACTAAAAGCACTGTTATTAGAAACAGGAGCTACCGAAATTAAAGTCACTGAAAAAAAGCATTAA
- the queG gene encoding tRNA epoxyqueuosine(34) reductase QueG has translation MNSAQKHTELIKAEAKRLGFLSCGISKAGFLEEEAPRLETWLNKNMHGEMQYMENHFDKRLDPTKLVEDSKSVISLLLNYFPSETQKDPAAPKISKYAYGTDYHFIIKDKLKHLLNFIQEEIGEVSGRAFVDSAPVLDKAWAAKSGLGWIGKHSNLLTQQVGSFYFIAELIIDLDLEYDSPVTDHCGSCTACIDACPTQAIVDPYVVDGSKCISYFTIELKNEIPTHVQGHFDDWVFGCDICQDVCPWNKFSKPHNEPLFNPHPELLSMSKKEWEEITQEVFNELFKKSAVKRTKYTGLVRNIKFLKTE, from the coding sequence TTGAATTCAGCACAAAAACATACGGAACTCATCAAAGCAGAAGCAAAACGCTTAGGGTTTTTATCGTGTGGAATCTCCAAAGCAGGATTTTTAGAGGAAGAAGCACCACGATTAGAAACTTGGTTAAACAAGAATATGCACGGCGAAATGCAGTACATGGAAAATCACTTTGACAAGCGATTAGATCCAACGAAATTGGTAGAAGATTCAAAATCAGTAATTTCGTTATTATTGAATTACTTTCCATCGGAAACACAAAAAGATCCAGCAGCGCCAAAAATATCTAAATACGCATACGGAACCGATTATCACTTTATCATAAAAGACAAATTAAAACACTTACTAAACTTCATTCAAGAAGAAATTGGAGAAGTTTCAGGAAGAGCATTTGTAGATTCTGCACCTGTATTAGACAAAGCTTGGGCAGCAAAAAGTGGACTCGGTTGGATTGGAAAACACAGCAATCTGCTCACGCAACAAGTAGGTTCATTCTATTTTATTGCTGAATTAATTATAGATTTAGATCTCGAATACGATTCGCCAGTAACCGATCACTGTGGAAGTTGCACAGCGTGTATTGACGCGTGTCCAACGCAAGCAATCGTAGATCCGTATGTAGTTGACGGAAGCAAATGTATCTCGTATTTTACCATCGAACTAAAAAATGAAATTCCAACACACGTACAAGGACACTTTGACGATTGGGTATTTGGTTGCGATATTTGCCAAGATGTGTGTCCGTGGAATAAATTCTCAAAACCACACAACGAACCCTTATTCAATCCACATCCAGAATTGTTGTCGATGAGTAAAAAAGAGTGGGAAGAAATCACACAAGAAGTTTTTAATGAACTCTTTAAAAAATCTGCTGTAAAGCGTACAAAATACACAGGATTAGTACGAAATATTAAGTTTTTGAAGACAGAGTAG
- a CDS encoding cytochrome c oxidase subunit II, with protein sequence MTTGLLTIIVLILIAIAIWQLTKIFDLSQAKADTSQVANDKDNNINGYLMMGFLMFIYIITIVCFVKWGDLPLVSNSASEHGDSVDTLMIISMILIFFVQTLTQGLLHYFAYKYRGKKGRKALYYADNDKLEFIWTIIPVITLAGLILYGLFTWNEIMDVNMDDDPIVVELYAQQFNWKARYAGEDNVLGKANVRLIDLGDNPNILGLDREDKYAQDDVITQVLHLPVGKKVVFKMRSQDVLHSAYMPHFRMQMNCVPGQTTEFAMKPSKTTEEMRETPQIINKVKRINDIRAGKSQKLLAAGEEALAPYEFDFLLLCNKICGESHYNMQMKVIVESQEEYDAWIAEQATFGAKK encoded by the coding sequence ATGACTACTGGTTTACTAACAATTATAGTACTTATCCTAATTGCAATCGCAATATGGCAGCTGACGAAGATATTTGACTTATCACAAGCGAAAGCAGATACTAGTCAAGTTGCAAATGACAAGGATAACAATATCAATGGATACCTCATGATGGGATTCTTGATGTTCATATACATTATCACAATCGTATGTTTTGTAAAATGGGGCGATTTACCATTAGTTAGCAATTCCGCTTCTGAACATGGAGATAGTGTAGATACATTAATGATCATATCAATGATATTGATCTTCTTTGTGCAAACACTAACACAAGGATTACTTCACTACTTTGCCTACAAATACAGAGGGAAAAAAGGAAGAAAAGCATTGTATTATGCAGATAATGATAAACTTGAATTTATTTGGACAATCATTCCAGTAATAACATTAGCAGGTTTAATTCTTTATGGATTATTTACTTGGAATGAAATCATGGATGTAAACATGGATGATGATCCAATTGTAGTTGAATTATACGCACAACAATTTAACTGGAAAGCTAGATATGCTGGAGAAGACAACGTACTAGGAAAAGCAAATGTTCGTTTAATTGACTTAGGAGATAATCCAAACATATTAGGTTTAGATAGAGAAGACAAATACGCACAAGATGATGTAATTACACAAGTATTACACTTGCCTGTTGGTAAAAAAGTAGTATTCAAAATGCGTTCGCAAGACGTATTACACTCTGCATACATGCCACACTTTAGAATGCAGATGAACTGTGTTCCAGGGCAAACTACTGAGTTCGCAATGAAGCCATCAAAAACGACGGAAGAAATGCGCGAAACACCTCAAATTATTAACAAGGTGAAGCGTATCAATGATATCAGAGCAGGAAAAAGTCAAAAATTACTAGCTGCGGGAGAAGAAGCATTAGCACCTTACGAATTTGATTTTCTTTTACTGTGTAATAAAATATGTGGTGAATCTCACTACAACATGCAAATGAAAGTTATCGTAGAAAGTCAAGAAGAGTACGATGCGTGGATCGCAGAACAAGCAACTTTCGGAGCAAAGAAATAA
- a CDS encoding cytochrome c oxidase subunit I produces MSATAVHAKDHGDDHGHHHKETFMTKYIFSQDHKMIAKQYLITGTIMGVIGVMMSIFFRMQIAWPKESFTIFEIFLGNWAPDGVLSADKYLALVTIHGTIMVFFVLTAGLSGTFSNLLIPLQIGARDMASGFLNMISYWLFFISSVIMVLSLFVEGGAASAGWTIYPPLSALPQAISGSGMGMTLWLVSMAIFIASSLLGSLNYIVTVINLRTKGMSMTRLPLTIWAFFVTAIIGVVSFPVLLSAALLLIFDRSFGTSFYLSDIFIQGEVLHYQGGSPVLFEHLFWFLGHPEVYIVLLPALGITSEVIATNSRKPIFGYRAMVASILAIAFLSTIVWGHHMFISGMNPFLGSVFTFTTLLIAIPSAVKAFNYITTLWKGNLQLNPAMLFSIGLVSTFITGGLTGIILGDSTLDINVHDTYFVVAHFHLVMGISALYGMFAGIYHWFPKMFGRMLNKNLGYVHFWVTAVCAYGVFFPMHFIGMAGLPRRYYTNSEFPLFDDLADVNVIITLFAIVGGVFQLVFLYNFFSSIFFGKKAPRNPWRSNTLEWTTPVEHMHGNWPGEIPHVHRWAYDYSKPGHDDDFVPQNVPMKDGEEEMHH; encoded by the coding sequence ATGTCAGCAACAGCAGTACACGCAAAAGATCACGGAGACGATCACGGACATCATCATAAAGAAACTTTCATGACTAAATACATCTTTAGTCAAGATCACAAAATGATTGCAAAGCAGTACCTAATTACAGGTACTATTATGGGAGTCATTGGAGTCATGATGTCTATATTTTTCCGTATGCAAATTGCATGGCCAAAAGAATCGTTCACAATCTTTGAAATATTCTTAGGAAACTGGGCACCAGATGGTGTATTAAGCGCAGATAAGTACTTAGCATTAGTAACCATTCACGGAACTATCATGGTATTCTTCGTACTAACGGCAGGATTAAGTGGTACGTTTAGTAACTTGCTAATTCCATTGCAAATTGGAGCACGTGATATGGCTTCTGGATTCTTAAATATGATTTCATATTGGTTATTCTTCATCTCAAGTGTAATCATGGTTCTATCTTTATTTGTTGAAGGTGGAGCAGCATCAGCAGGTTGGACAATCTATCCGCCATTAAGTGCATTGCCACAAGCAATCTCTGGTTCAGGAATGGGAATGACGCTCTGGTTAGTATCGATGGCAATATTCATTGCATCATCATTGCTAGGTTCACTAAACTATATAGTAACGGTAATCAACCTTAGAACAAAAGGAATGTCTATGACAAGATTGCCACTAACAATTTGGGCATTCTTTGTAACTGCCATCATTGGTGTAGTTTCGTTCCCAGTATTACTATCAGCAGCATTACTATTAATATTTGACAGAAGTTTTGGAACATCGTTCTATCTATCAGACATATTCATACAAGGTGAAGTATTACACTATCAAGGTGGATCGCCCGTATTATTTGAACACTTATTTTGGTTCTTAGGACATCCAGAAGTATACATTGTATTACTTCCGGCATTAGGTATAACCTCAGAAGTCATCGCTACCAACTCTCGAAAACCAATCTTTGGATATCGAGCTATGGTTGCGTCTATCTTAGCAATTGCATTTTTATCAACAATTGTTTGGGGACACCATATGTTTATCTCAGGAATGAATCCATTCTTAGGATCTGTATTTACATTTACGACACTATTAATTGCAATACCTTCAGCGGTAAAAGCATTTAACTATATTACAACACTCTGGAAAGGGAATTTGCAGTTAAATCCAGCGATGTTATTCTCTATCGGATTAGTATCAACGTTCATAACTGGTGGTTTAACAGGAATTATTTTAGGAGACAGTACACTAGATATTAACGTGCACGATACATACTTTGTAGTAGCGCATTTCCACCTAGTAATGGGAATATCTGCACTCTACGGAATGTTTGCAGGAATATATCATTGGTTCCCTAAAATGTTTGGAAGAATGTTGAACAAAAACTTAGGATATGTACACTTTTGGGTAACAGCAGTCTGTGCGTACGGAGTATTCTTCCCAATGCACTTTATCGGAATGGCAGGATTACCAAGACGTTACTATACAAACTCTGAATTTCCATTATTTGATGACTTAGCAGATGTAAACGTAATAATTACATTATTTGCAATCGTTGGTGGAGTGTTTCAGTTAGTATTCTTATACAACTTCTTTAGTAGTATTTTCTTTGGAAAGAAAGCACCGCGAAACCCGTGGAGATCAAACACATTAGAATGGACAACTCCTGTAGAACACATGCACGGAAACTGGCCAGGAGAAATTCCTCATGTTCACCGTTGGGCATACGATTACAGCAAACCAGGTCATGATGATGACTTTGTTCCGCAAAACGTTCCAATGAAAGACGGAGAAGAAGAAATGCATCACTAA
- a CDS encoding quinol:cytochrome C oxidoreductase — translation MYTFSNRLRLFAIISFVLGVIMVGYSLAAVPDTVEEMKAMEAAHGGHGAEHANDAKTATHDDHKPDAAHATMDHQVEKAHDDAHASAESHGAEAGHHDSAKHDEHKLQQLQNKPWAAIYVAAFFFMMISLGVLAFYAIQRVSQAGWSPVLFRVMEGITAYIIPGTISIIILIILCMPSLHLNHLFHWMDPNLVTVGHEDFDKLTYGKKAWLNVPWFIIRAFIYSAIWIGYRQISRRLSLRQDESNDNSNFKKNFRLSAMFLVLFLISESIMSWDWIMSFDHHWYSTLFGWYVFASMFVSGITVIALVTIYLKSRGYLEYVNDSHLHDLAKFMFGLCIFWTYLWFSQFMLIWYSNIPEEVTYFITRIEDYNLPFFGMLALNLIFPILILMNSDYKRLNWIIVIAGIVILFGHYIDVFNMVMPATVGPHWSLGVPELGAVLLFLGLFIFVVFTTLTKAPLLAKRNPFIEESKQFHY, via the coding sequence ATGTATACGTTTTCAAATAGATTAAGACTTTTTGCAATTATTTCCTTCGTACTTGGGGTTATCATGGTAGGCTATAGCCTTGCCGCTGTCCCAGATACTGTAGAAGAAATGAAAGCAATGGAAGCTGCTCACGGCGGTCACGGCGCAGAACATGCTAATGACGCTAAAACAGCAACTCACGACGATCACAAACCTGATGCTGCACACGCAACAATGGATCATCAAGTTGAAAAAGCACACGATGATGCACATGCTTCCGCAGAAAGTCACGGAGCAGAAGCTGGTCATCACGATTCAGCAAAGCATGACGAACACAAATTGCAACAATTGCAAAACAAGCCTTGGGCAGCAATATATGTTGCAGCTTTCTTCTTTATGATGATATCACTTGGAGTACTCGCATTCTATGCGATACAACGTGTATCACAAGCAGGTTGGTCTCCAGTATTATTCAGAGTAATGGAAGGAATTACTGCGTATATCATTCCAGGAACAATAAGTATCATAATATTAATCATATTATGTATGCCTAGCTTACACTTAAACCATCTATTTCATTGGATGGATCCAAATCTTGTAACTGTAGGACATGAAGATTTTGACAAATTAACTTATGGTAAAAAAGCTTGGTTAAATGTGCCTTGGTTCATTATCAGAGCATTTATATATAGTGCAATTTGGATTGGATATCGTCAAATATCTCGTCGTTTATCATTACGTCAAGACGAATCAAACGATAACAGCAACTTCAAGAAGAATTTCAGACTATCAGCAATGTTCCTAGTATTATTCTTAATCTCGGAATCTATAATGTCTTGGGATTGGATCATGTCTTTCGATCATCACTGGTATAGTACGCTATTCGGATGGTACGTATTCGCAAGTATGTTTGTATCAGGAATCACAGTAATTGCTTTAGTTACCATATATCTTAAATCAAGAGGATACTTAGAATATGTAAACGATAGCCACTTACATGATTTAGCAAAATTTATGTTCGGACTTTGTATTTTCTGGACATACTTATGGTTCTCTCAATTTATGTTAATCTGGTATTCAAACATTCCAGAAGAAGTAACATACTTTATCACAAGAATTGAAGATTACAATTTGCCATTCTTTGGAATGCTTGCATTAAACCTAATATTTCCAATATTAATCTTAATGAATAGTGATTACAAGAGACTTAATTGGATCATTGTAATTGCAGGAATCGTGATCTTATTTGGTCACTACATAGATGTATTCAATATGGTAATGCCAGCAACAGTTGGTCCACATTGGTCACTAGGAGTTCCTGAATTAGGAGCAGTATTATTATTCTTAGGATTATTCATCTTTGTTGTGTTTACAACACTAACAAAAGCACCATTATTGGCAAAAAGAAATCCGTTTATTGAAGAAAGTAAACAATTTCATTATTAA
- a CDS encoding cytochrome P450: MYKYPNKISFFKLLLKSSTITRNPIPFHKEGFDKHGDSFAITPPFGKTIMLTRDAEIIKYMLRKNHRNYNKSKIQTKYLSKYVGKGLLTASGDYWLKQRRLIQPAFHKEKLQKLVSIMEVEIGKQLQAIKEDKKVDVYPIMNELAFHVVAKSLFNYSSDDTTMHRLQEIIEKLQDFIIREIRQPHKKWWYQVSGLTAKHMMLVQESRDIINKVIDERRLSDKEHDDLLDMLLKAKYEEDGTSMTNEQLIDEILIFFVAGHETTANALTFTFHLIAKNTEVLQKVITEVDAIDDNLPPMEKLAKLNYVKMCVEETLRLYPPAWITDRVAIEDDSFEEYNIEKGTMIGISFYELHRNEKYWKNPNDFVPERFSEENRKETAGHYFPFGAGPRMCIGNGFALYEMMLSVCAMLKKYHIETDQSEVKIAPLITLKPIDVTLKFTKRTS; the protein is encoded by the coding sequence ATGTACAAATACCCAAACAAAATCTCATTCTTCAAGTTGTTGTTAAAATCGTCTACAATCACACGAAATCCAATTCCATTTCATAAAGAAGGTTTTGATAAGCATGGCGATTCATTTGCGATTACGCCGCCGTTTGGGAAAACAATTATGTTAACGCGTGATGCGGAAATAATAAAATACATGCTCCGAAAAAATCATCGGAACTATAACAAATCGAAAATACAGACAAAATACCTTTCAAAATACGTTGGGAAAGGGTTACTAACGGCAAGTGGCGATTATTGGTTAAAACAACGAAGACTCATTCAGCCAGCATTTCATAAAGAAAAACTGCAAAAATTAGTTTCCATAATGGAAGTCGAAATTGGCAAACAGCTTCAAGCCATTAAAGAAGATAAAAAAGTAGACGTATATCCAATCATGAACGAATTGGCGTTTCATGTCGTAGCAAAATCATTATTCAATTACTCTTCGGACGATACTACAATGCATCGTTTGCAAGAAATTATTGAAAAACTACAAGACTTTATCATCAGAGAAATTCGTCAGCCACACAAAAAATGGTGGTATCAAGTCAGCGGATTAACTGCAAAACACATGATGTTAGTTCAAGAAAGTCGCGATATCATTAATAAGGTCATTGACGAACGTCGTCTATCTGATAAAGAACATGACGATTTATTAGATATGTTGCTCAAAGCAAAATACGAAGAAGATGGAACTTCGATGACCAACGAACAATTAATTGACGAAATCCTAATCTTCTTTGTGGCAGGACACGAAACTACGGCGAATGCGCTGACGTTTACATTTCATCTCATCGCAAAAAATACTGAAGTATTGCAGAAAGTAATCACAGAAGTTGATGCGATTGATGATAACTTGCCGCCGATGGAAAAATTGGCAAAACTCAACTACGTAAAAATGTGCGTAGAAGAAACGTTGCGTTTATATCCGCCAGCGTGGATTACGGACAGAGTTGCCATAGAAGATGATTCTTTCGAAGAGTACAACATTGAAAAAGGAACAATGATCGGAATTTCGTTTTACGAATTACACCGAAACGAAAAATACTGGAAAAACCCGAATGATTTTGTACCAGAACGGTTCTCGGAAGAAAATAGAAAAGAAACCGCAGGACATTACTTTCCGTTTGGCGCAGGACCAAGAATGTGTATCGGAAACGGTTTTGCACTCTATGAAATGATGTTGTCGGTTTGTGCGATGTTGAAAAAATATCATATCGAAACAGATCAATCAGAAGTGAAAATTGCGCCATTAATCACACTAAAACCAATTGATGTAACTTTAAAATTCACAAAACGAACTTCTTGA
- the nrfD gene encoding NrfD/PsrC family molybdoenzyme membrane anchor subunit, giving the protein MASHYEAPIRKPLVTGDKSYHDVTLDIAAPVEGRANKQWWIVFSIALMAFLWGIGCIIYTISTGIGVWGLNKTVGWAWDITNFVWWVGIGHAGTLISAVLLLFRQKWRMAINRSAEAMTIFSVVQAGLFPIIHMGRPWLAYWVLPIPNQFGSLWVNFNSPLLWDVFAISTYLSVSLVFWWTGLLPDFAMIRDRAVKPFQKKIYSLVSFGWSGRAKDWQRFEEVSLVLAGLATPLVLSVHTIVSFDFATSVIPGWHTTIFPPYFVAGAVFSGFAMVNTLLIIMRKVCNMEDYITVQHIELMNIVIMITGSIVGCAYITELFIAWYSGVEYEQYAFLNRATGPKWWAYWAMMTCNVFSPQFMWSKKLRTSIMFSFIISIVVNIGMWFERFVIIVTSLERDYLPSSWSSFSPTFVDIGIFIGTIGFFFVLFLLYARTFPVIAQAEVKSILKSSGEKYKKLRDGNHE; this is encoded by the coding sequence ATGGCGTCGCACTACGAAGCACCTATAAGAAAACCCTTAGTAACGGGAGACAAATCATATCATGACGTAACTCTTGATATAGCAGCTCCAGTAGAAGGAAGAGCAAATAAGCAATGGTGGATAGTATTCTCAATTGCTTTGATGGCATTCCTTTGGGGAATTGGATGTATCATCTATACAATATCTACTGGTATAGGAGTTTGGGGTCTTAACAAAACCGTTGGTTGGGCTTGGGACATTACGAACTTCGTTTGGTGGGTTGGTATTGGTCACGCAGGAACCTTAATTTCTGCTGTACTATTACTATTCCGTCAAAAATGGAGAATGGCAATTAACCGTTCTGCGGAAGCAATGACCATTTTCTCAGTAGTACAAGCGGGATTATTCCCAATTATTCACATGGGACGTCCGTGGTTGGCATATTGGGTATTACCAATTCCAAACCAATTTGGATCACTATGGGTAAACTTTAATTCACCTTTACTTTGGGATGTATTTGCAATCTCAACATACTTATCAGTATCATTAGTATTCTGGTGGACAGGATTACTTCCTGATTTTGCTATGATTAGAGATAGAGCTGTAAAACCTTTCCAAAAGAAAATATACAGTTTAGTAAGTTTCGGTTGGAGTGGACGCGCTAAAGATTGGCAACGTTTTGAAGAAGTATCATTGGTATTAGCAGGTTTAGCAACACCATTAGTACTTTCTGTACATACAATTGTATCCTTTGACTTTGCTACGTCTGTAATTCCAGGATGGCATACAACAATCTTTCCACCATATTTTGTGGCAGGAGCGGTTTTCTCTGGGTTTGCAATGGTAAATACACTATTAATTATCATGCGTAAAGTGTGTAATATGGAAGACTATATTACAGTACAACACATCGAATTAATGAACATTGTAATTATGATTACAGGTTCTATAGTTGGTTGCGCATATATAACAGAATTATTCATAGCTTGGTATTCTGGAGTTGAATACGAACAATATGCATTCTTAAATAGGGCAACAGGACCAAAATGGTGGGCATATTGGGCAATGATGACATGTAATGTGTTCTCTCCACAATTTATGTGGTCTAAAAAATTAAGAACAAGTATCATGTTCTCATTTATAATCTCCATTGTCGTAAACATTGGAATGTGGTTTGAGCGTTTTGTGATTATTGTAACTTCTCTCGAAAGAGATTACTTGCCATCATCATGGTCGTCATTCTCTCCAACATTTGTTGACATAGGGATATTTATAGGTACGATTGGATTCTTCTTTGTATTGTTCTTGTTATATGCTCGGACATTCCCTGTAATTGCACAGGCAGAAGTAAAATCAATCTTGAAATCATCAGGGGAAAAATATAAAAAACTAAGAGACGGTAACCATGAGTAG